A single Vulcanisaeta distributa DSM 14429 DNA region contains:
- a CDS encoding ParA family protein, translated as MSIKCIVSGQKGGVGKSTLTILTTMAAPALGIRLAVIDLAMGNPSTSLNLLSGVPRHTLATYVINASKVSEVIHIVSTEHGPVYLVPSGHGDLALVNEYGDFRDKLDSLIKYLIDRVKVDNVVIDFPSFEPNLDHVFTEALSMCDTVYPVGIQDLGSVIALRNLLHFVRRLSINVGRPVINMFRESLGKQWVAAVGKLVGLEPDVVHYDPWVIRWVHDGVGQYGVGVREALTYVIKEILS; from the coding sequence GTGAGCATTAAATGCATTGTCTCTGGTCAGAAGGGTGGTGTTGGTAAGAGCACACTGACGATATTGACCACGATGGCTGCACCAGCGCTTGGCATTAGGTTAGCCGTTATCGACTTAGCCATGGGTAATCCAAGCACATCGCTTAACCTACTTAGTGGTGTGCCAAGGCATACACTGGCTACCTACGTGATTAACGCATCTAAGGTTAGTGAGGTAATTCATATTGTTTCAACGGAGCATGGACCTGTCTACCTGGTGCCTTCTGGGCATGGTGATTTAGCGCTTGTTAACGAGTATGGTGATTTTAGGGATAAGTTGGACTCGTTGATTAAATACTTAATTGATAGGGTTAAGGTTGATAATGTAGTTATTGATTTTCCATCATTCGAGCCCAACTTAGACCATGTATTTACCGAGGCGTTGAGTATGTGCGATACTGTTTATCCAGTGGGCATTCAGGACCTTGGCTCAGTAATTGCACTGAGGAATCTCCTGCATTTCGTTAGGAGACTCTCGATTAATGTTGGTCGTCCTGTGATTAACATGTTTAGGGAGTCCCTGGGTAAGCAGTGGGTTGCTGCTGTTGGTAAGCTGGTCGGTTTAGAACCTGATGTGGTTCATTATGATCCCTGGGTCATTAGGTGGGTTCATGATGGCGTTGGTCAGTATGGGGTTGGCGTTAGGGAGGCCTTGACATACGTAATCAAGGAAATTCTAAGTTAG